In Triplophysa rosa linkage group LG2, Trosa_1v2, whole genome shotgun sequence, the genomic window GCTCTAATcgttaatcattttaattacatAATTGTTTTCCCtccaaaatatgctaaataattaATGCCGTCATGACAATTTGGATATTATGCTTGTATAgcactattttttatttgtggttGGGGCCCACTAGGGTTTtaaataagacaaaacaagcattataataagccattttaaaataaagatattggtttaattattatcataacaaatatacatatttatagtTATGCCAAACTTTACAACATTTTATGGTGTAGAATTGTGGTTGGACCTTCAAAAATGGTCGTGGACATAAGGCACttataaatgacagaaatgtagAAGTATTTACAATAGTAAATATTTTAGCTCACAATATGCTCCATAAACGCAAGacgtaattgttttttttttacattttctaaaatATCACTGACTGTATCTCTCTCCATTGTATTCCACTTAGAAACTTGCATGTATGTGTGATGTCACTATTTGGAGGTGGAGTTGTGGTGGTGAAATGAAACCAATTtactaaagggatagttcaccccaaaattctaAAATCttttattccccctcatgtcTCAGTGTTTCATTCAATAGGGGTTCATGTTGATTGGTTACcaaatgttttgacaaaatatattttgttctgcaaaagaaaaccacacaggtttggaatggcatgaaggtgagtaaatgatgaaagaattttaatttttgggtacTATGGCCAAGGGCTGTTTGGTtttagcattcttccaaaatatatttctctgtgttcatcagaacaaagaaattcataaagatttggaacaacttgagggtaagtaaatgaagacagtatttttaattttcGATAAACTACTGGATAAACCATGATCCATTGGAGAGATGATGCTGTCAGGGCTGTGACAACAGCACCTCCGTCAGGACTACAGATGCAGTGTCACACTAATAAAAATCAAACTGCCTCCGATGATTGTACATAAAAATTTAACTGATTATGCAACAGTATTGTATCCTAAGTTGAAATCTAAACTTACATACATTGTCTATGCACTCTTACGATAAATACTAAAAAACGTGGATGAGTACTGGATGTACTAAAACCAGGTGATTTGCAAAAtgccaacaaaaacaacatatcttttctattttttataatttaatttttatagtacataaaaaaataattcaactTATCGTCACATAAATACGGCCATTCTGTAACAGTTCAATGCACTGTTAGGCAAAGCAATTACTATTCACAGCAGAATTAGGGGCCACAAAAATATCTGAATCACTCAGAACACCAACTTCTTTTTAAGGGTACCTGCGAAAAGGAAGAGatataaaatgatcattttagaaACAAATTGAAAACCGACATGCAATTAGAtgtattggtaacactttacaataaggtgctatttgttaacaattagttaatgcattagctaacaatgaacaacacttctacagcatttattattattaattcgtgttaatttcagcatttactaatacattattaaaatcaaacgttgtcacagttaacattagtttatgcaccatgaactaacatgaataaccgtattgacatgaactaacattaacaagcattaataaatgctgaaaaacgaaattgttcattgttagttaatgtaagctaatgcatttactactgtTTACTAATAGCACCTCATTATGAAGCGTTAccgatgttttgttttgcaagTTTGTGCGAGATTCTCACCTTGTTCAATGGTGTCACGTTTTCTCTTAATTCCTATCAACAggttctctttctctttcaggGCCTCTGCTGAAGAGTTTGGTCTGGGAAGCTGAGGTCCTGGAGTTGGTCCTGGTCTATTGCTGAAATATTTCATCTTCAAAGCCTGAAACAAGAACATTTTCAATGAAGATGCACTTTCAATGACGATGGCTCTCCATATTACGATTAAAGAATGAATCACCTGTGAAGCTGTGGTGCGTGTGCCGGGGTTAAAGGTAAATAAACGCTGGAGGAGTTCCAGAAGGTCATCACCAGCTGCACTGAAGATGTGTTCCAGTGGTGTGCCAGGAAACAgtttaaatgacacatagtctGGGAGACTGGACATCCCCTGAAACAAAGAGCAGCACACATGTTAAATCACAAATATCATCCGTCATCATTGcgttcatgtgttttggaggaggcgtgctCTGAATGGAAAGCTCAATGCTAGTGTACTATATTGTTAGCTTTTGTGAAATCGTCTACCGTTCCTTTCACACAACAAGATTTTAACATCTTATACAACTCACTGGCCATGTCTCCTCTGTAGGCGTTCCTAAAGCTTCAAATATCTTCGTCAGCTGGTCCAAATCGGAATCGCCGGCTATAAATGGTACCTggacaaaaccaaaacaattcCTAAAGCGCATGAAAGGCTATTTAGAACAGACAGTTTAAAAAGTCAACTGGTTACATGAACGctttaaaatcagatactcactCTGAGCAAAAGCTCAGCAAGAATGCAGCCAACTGCCCACATGTCCACACCAACACCATACATCCTAGCACCAAAGAGCAGCTCTGGGGCACGGTACCATCTGAAAAGTACCACAAATCGTTTATAATTTTGCTATTGAAGCGAGCCTAAAAACAATCTACAACAAACTTTGCTGTAAACCACAACAAACCTGGTCACTACTTGATGTGTATATACTCTGTTGGGACTTCCAAATGCTTTGGCCAATCCAAAATCAGCAAGCTTCAAGACTCCATTTTCATCCAGTAGCAAATTATTGGGCTTCAGATCCTAAAAAGGAAATGAACAAGAATAACAGGAGGTGACAATGAACTCTAGTTTTGAGAATATGTACTTGGTACTACATTAAATAAGGTAACATATCCGAGAGTGGTACCCTGTGGAGGATCCAGTGACTGTGCATGAATTCTAAACCTTGTAGTGTCATTAGAATGTATGCCTTGATGTTGGCTGGGGTCAATAAAAGACTGGTGTCCTTTATGATGACCTAAAACACATCATGGTACAATTTAACATAAGTATGCATTTAACCATTGATAACGTATTCAAATTCACATCTATGGAACATGGAAGCACAAACATTAggactgaaaaacaaacaacttcacACAATAGACTTTGTcccttaaaggcatagttcatccaaaaatgaaaattctgtcatcatttaatcagcCTCAAgatatttcaaacctgtatacactTTATTGTTCCACTGAAAAccgaagaagatattttgaagaatgtttgtaaccaaacagttctggggcaccatagttattagtcttgtttttattttttttttatgttgctatataagattaattatattaatttgatcattttagtgctttaaacttattacagtttatttttgaagcaacatttcaatttttcattatttctagttttccaatcatttttaggtctatagttaatttaatttcaatgaacagaaacattttcaaagttttaattttagtgaactaaaataaccttgtggGGCACCGTTGACTTCTATAATAGGAAGCGAatgtactatggtagtcaatggtgccccagaatagtttggtttcccacattattctaaatatcttcttttgtgctcaacagaacgaagatatttatacatatttgaaacaacatgagggtgagtaaatgatgacagaatttgcatctTTGGGTAATCTTTAATGCTTTGATTCTATTCATGTAGATGATTTGTTGGAGAATACTAAAATTTTGCTGGAATTAACTGTAAATTGAGTTTGGCAATTACAATGGAATAAATGCAATTGTAACGTTACCTCGAGATCAGTCTCCATATAGTCAAAGACGAGACTGATGTTGGACTTATGACCGAACGCATCCAGGAGCTTAGACACAAACAGGGAATTGCTATGTGTCAGTTTATTAAACAGAACATCAAAGACTCATCATATAGGCATAAGACACATCACTTACTCCAATAATATTTGGATGACTGAGTTCTTGCAACAACTTAATCTCTCTTAGAGCTGTTCTGTTGATGCCTGgaagacagaaaaacaagtgTAAGCCTCCAAATGAacatgcaaaaattaaagtaaaatcTGAGATAACCCTCAAAGGATGTAAAAAAAGAACCACACACCATCTTTGGCCTCTGTTCTGTGTCCTACTTTAATCTGCAAAAATTAAACGTACCTTCAGGAATCGTATAACATAATAGTTCCATAGtatgaaataaaatacacaTGGCAAAATACACAACGACCTAATACCAAATGTGAAAAGGTGACAATGTGATGCGAAGTGATGGATTTCTTACCTTTTTGATGGCAACAATGTTGTCTGTAGTTTTGTCTCTAGCTTTGTACACAGTTGCAAACTGCAAAATGATGGCAAAACATTATTTCTTTGGACTGCGCTATAAGATTATATTGCACTTGCAGAATATACTGCAGCAGCACACTAACAAGACAACAAGCTCATCTATAGACAGTTCACGCAATTAAACCGAAAACAAGTCAGAATGTCTTGACCAACAACAGTTTAGAAATAAGTTATGTCGTTTACCTGTCCTTCACCCAGAAAGTCCAGTTTCTCATAGCGCTTTGCTCTAGTCTTTACATCTACTGCCATGATGATGACTGAAGAACTGCTCTTTGTGAAGGCACACTTCCTGCTTTGTTAAAGAGCAGTTTAATCTTCCGTTTCAAATAAAAGTCCCTCACGTTGAATGGAAGcttcaataaaatattatttatatgtatatatatccgttatatttatttttaaatccttttttattgtgcattccaattaatatcaatcaaactgcagttggtttgtttttatctaagccacaataactaaaaaatacaataaaacacaataaaaacatgataacataataaaatacatggttttttaaacattttaaaaacggagttatctcattttagaaacaaactcttcatatatataagTTCCCACTTAAATATAATGTGTTTATTCAAATTgttctataaataaaataagttgtgCTACCAAGCTGCAAAAATAGACGtcatagtttttattatttctttagatttgaatttactttgattattattatttttcttattgTCTTAGTCGTAGGACAGTAAATATGCATGCACTGAAAACTTATGCCTCTCTAGTGTACAATAAACAACTGCTTGCTGCAGGGGGCGCTGTTGTCAATGTGAAGACACGTGCGCCTGCATTATTGCATGAACATGATAGTTTTGCATGTATTTTGAAAACAatctctttaaaaaaattacagataTACCTGGTGGCATCTAAgcagtttttttattcaatttctTTCCTCCTTTTGAATTATTCCAATATATAAATACTGGGCAAATGTCAAAGTTCTAGTTCTTTTCGAGATATGGTATGTCATctttaatacatttgttcaacAGGTTGGTTCACAAAGCATATTAAATGATTGCTCAGTAGAGCACACTGATGATACATTAATATTACTGTCAGGacacaattaaaaacattgaCAATTAAGATCCAGACCAATTAAATAGCCTCTTTAATGTGTTATCCATGTACATGGATATTTTAGAAGTGTATCAATAATGACAgcataaaaaaaacttgcacTCACAAGTTAGAAATCAAAGTATCAATATGATCAGTAAACATTTAAAGTGGCCATGTGTGTCAGGAGATCAGTTTAATACACTGTGCATTAGGTGTAATTATTATAcaattgtttcttttaaaacaagttTCCCTTTGATGCCTTTTTGTTTGACTTGTTTACTGTACGCCTTTCTATCTCCATCAGAAGTTTCCCATCTCAACAGGAAGTGGTTTGTACAAGCTCTGTTCTTATGAAGACGCCCACTTCCTCTGACTTTGATAAACACATTTGTGGTTTGGTGCACAAACCCCATCAGATAAATTTTCTTTACTGCTGTTAAACCCAATGTCCCCAAATTACAGAATGATTTCTGGATGGTTTGATAATACGAAATAGAATTTAAGCCTAGTTTAAAACCTTGGTTAAGCTATTTTGAGACCGAACATGTCAGTAGCAAcctagaaaaaaacaataaagactTTTTTGACTCGAAATGAGAGATGCAACACATTTGTTCAGTTTGTTCTGTGTTGTAATTATTCAGCACAGTAAAATACACAGGTTGACACATGGTTCGGTGTTAAAGGGAAGTCACTGTAACAAAAAAGATTAGTTGAAACAAATATGCTGTTTGGCTTTACAGCTTTGTTTCAGCcctgaaaatgttatttttaaacaataaaaataaatcatcgtTAAACAATGCATTACACAATAGCACCAGTGCCAAAACTGAGCCTTGAATGACATCTTTCATGATGCGGGACAAATCTTGAATTCTTTTGAGTATAATAactagcagtgttgggtgtaactagttactaagtaattagttactgtaatttaattactttccccttgaaaatgtaaaataagggtttacactatttttttctgtaatttaattacagttactagTTCTGAtgtaataaaactaaatactttgtgtaattcagtatgtgtgtgcaaaagtggaattgacatctaaattcaaagtctaactttaaaatctgtgctttaatgtaaaattttcacatttgtatgtgaattaaaatgaattaaaagagcagtttcatgtctatccttgaatcacttaacaaaTCAAGGTTGATAGAGAATATAAAAAgcaattagtaataagtatttaaatactttttggagagagtgatttgtacagtaatctaattacactattgaatatgtaattagtaactaataattaattactttttcagagtaacttgcccaaaaCCGATAACCAGacattgtattttgtatttttaaaggaTTTAACACTTGTCATGTGGACCTCAGTAAATGCTTATCTTCATCTAAAACTGCATCTATTGCAGTGTCATGTTTCAGTCATCTTGTTGTCTGTGGAGCACAAGATGATTCATTTCACAGCTAGCTTCAATGGCGACTTGATGAGGAAATATGATCATATCAAGTCAACACCCTCAGTCAGGACACAGAGATACAGAAACCCAGACTTGTGCAATTCAAaccttttaaaacataaaaacattttgtgatgtgatattggattttttgcaaatgaaatTAATGAACCTATTAAACAAGCCGTTATGTATTCTGCAACAAATGCCTCATGCATCTTGACATGTTGCGTCTGCTCAAGCGCTGTAGAACTAACACCCAAACAACCACATATTAGTGTGAGGAACAAACTGTACGTGAAAACCTCTCACCTATCAGTCGCTTCATATACCTAAGGTGTTCAGTCTCCCTTTCAGTCTTAAAGACCAATAAGCAAGTCTTTATATACATGCAACTCTTAGACAGGCTTATAAATGTCTAGGTCAGTTTTCATTGTGACATAAGAGCACTGTAGGCCATCCACTCAGACCTCTAAACTCCTTACATGCGGTATCCATGGCAACGTTTAGAGAAAAAAATGGATCCTCTTTAAATAATGGCCAGTGTCATTGATTTTCAAGGTTGACCAATGAGAACTATTTACTAACACAGTCAAGACATTGATTGGTCGTCAGGGGAGCAGATGCTGACCTCTATATTGAAGAGCTCTAAGAGTGTCATTATGTTCTCTCTCGATCAATATAACGCTCAGATATAAACACCCATCCTGTCTAAAGGGCTAAAAGAGGTGAATAATGCGGGTCGTATAAGTGATGACAGTTCAGTAATAAATATGCTTTGTTTAAATCTAATACAGTTCTCGTATTGGCTCACATTTACTTTTACATGCGAGTTGGCAAGCTGTGCAACCAAAACTATGCCAActtaaatcatattttaagTGGCCGATATATAGTCCTAACAGTTCACTTTGAGAAAGATGTAGATCAGTCCAATTAAATTATTATCAGGTAAtgatatcacataaaaaaatggaAAGCATGTGTACTGCGTATGTTATCAACAATCTGAATTTAATGGATGTTAAGCAAAAATATAGCTTTTAGCTTCAGTATAAAAGAAATGTCCTTTAGacacagatagatagatagatagatagatagatagatagatagatagatagatagatagatagatagatagatagatagatagatagatagatagatagatagatagatagatagatagatagatagatagatagatagatagatagatagatagatgtgtTCAACGGCAGGGGGCGTCGGTGAGTGCTCTGAACGCGACAGGGTCAGTCAGACTCAGCGCATTTGCTGAGAGCAGAGCACACGCTGCACACAGGTCATTATCAGAAACAACTGCGGGAGTCCACAAGAGTCACATCACACTTGTGTCCGATCAAACGCGTCCCGAAACAGATCTGGTATATTCCTGGATATTTGTCCCGCGCGGCTGATCGGGGCCGGTGTGTCATCTAAAGCGGGACTTTGGATATTATTAAGGATCGCAGGAGCAGATTTGTTTTCTCCGCAGTGGGAAGGCTCGTTCCACCCCCGACTCTGATGATTTGAGAGGGAAGCAATGCAGCGCTCTGACTGTGGGTCCATATTCCTCCTTTAACCAGCGCTCAATCTGAATCTGCAGTCGCGCGCTTTCTTTCTCTACGCGCATCGACTACAAATCAATCGATCTTGTTGTCGGTGTTTTTGTAGTGAAATCTCACCTGACGCCATTTTTATGCGTTTGCTCGAGTTTGATGGATTGTAAAGTGCTTGTCATCTGAATGTAAGTGGATGGATTTACTCTAACAGTTAGActtcagcagcagcagcaggcgCTACAGAAATGGGTGAGTTTACCTCAGCGTCCCAGTCTTGGCATTGCATTTATCAGTTTACatgtttttgtaatatatatCGTGATTTAGTTAAGCGGCGTCAAAAGCTATATCCTGTGAcattaaatgaactaaaataaaaatctggtTTGGATAAAAAAAACGTCTGGAGCTCTTCTGGTAGAAAACTTCTGCAGAGCTCCATCTTTATTAAAAGCGCAGTGCAACGTTAACGTACCTTTGCACGACAAGCCTGAATGCATTTTATTtgctttaataaacaaaatctaCATACCCATCGATAAGTTTGACGTGTCACAGAAGGCGAATGTTCATTTAACATTTGCTAAAGGTACACTTTCTGAGAGCATACCGTGTGCTGTGTGATCTGATATATATCGTGCTTACAGAAATGATTCAGTCTTCAGTGTAATTTACGGGTAATCGTGGCCATGCATCGTTTTCCCGCTGATAGAGAGTAGGCGTGTGTTTGCAGTCAAGCGCCTATAGTCATTTTCACTATAAGCCACTGTGTAGGCTGCTTTCCATGTCACGTACTCATTAGACGTCGGCGGTGTCTCAAAACCTTGCAAGTTAACATTTTGGGGCATCAGGGACGAGTTCTAACGTCCTTGCGTGCGTACTGTGACGTCTAGAAATGCTGTCAAGTAGGctgctcactaggttttgagaCGCGTCAGTGGTTCGGTGTGTAATGATGAAACTGTTGAGTTGTGTGATTCGGTCATTCGGATTTGGTCAAATTCACATTTGctgacattttcaaaaaactggatgttataaaacacacaattaatTATGAATGATCTTCATTTAAAACTTGTCAGACCTTAGTGTTCTTTGATTGGGTAAAATCCTTCCCTACTACCAGAAAGGGGAGGGGTTTTAGATTGACTGTTGCAGCATCTTTGACTTCAAACTCAAGTTCTGTA contains:
- the cdk7 gene encoding cyclin-dependent kinase 7; translation: MAVDVKTRAKRYEKLDFLGEGQFATVYKARDKTTDNIVAIKKIKVGHRTEAKDGINRTALREIKLLQELSHPNIIGLLDAFGHKSNISLVFDYMETDLEVIIKDTSLLLTPANIKAYILMTLQGLEFMHSHWILHRDLKPNNLLLDENGVLKLADFGLAKAFGSPNRVYTHQVVTRWYRAPELLFGARMYGVGVDMWAVGCILAELLLRVPFIAGDSDLDQLTKIFEALGTPTEETWPGMSSLPDYVSFKLFPGTPLEHIFSAAGDDLLELLQRLFTFNPGTRTTASQALKMKYFSNRPGPTPGPQLPRPNSSAEALKEKENLLIGIKRKRDTIEQGTLKKKLVF